CTCGAACTGTCTGTACATGATCTGAAAGCGACAGTTCGTAAGGTCTTCGACGTCGTCGAAGCGCAACAGCGTGCTGAAGCTGCGGAACAATTGGCCGAGTTAGAAGCATTGGTCTTGAATGACGCAGCCAGTCAGCCAACGTGGACAACCATGACGTTAACGAACTTCAGCGTGACCAGTTGTATTGAGGTCGCTCAGGACGGACGCGTCTACGATCTCCACAACAATGCTGAATTTCAAGGTTTCTGGCACGATGTGACAAAGAGGGCGTTGAGATTGAAGTGGGTGATCGTAGAATTTGGTGCGGAGCAGGTTGAACTCGACATTCTCTTCGAAGGCGTCGACCATATCGCTGTTCATGCTCGTGTGGAGATGACCCGATTTTGCATAGATGGAGATAAGCCCCCACCATAGGAGGCACCATCATGACGAATCGCAGAATGCACAGCGCCGAATTCAAGCGGGATGCGATCCAACTTGCCCGTACCAGCGGCAATCTCACTGGCACCGCCCGCGACCTGGGCATCAACGCCTCCCTGCTGCGCAAGTGGATGAATGCCGAGCAGGCGCAGGGCGAGCGCGCCTTTCCTGGACAGGGAAAACAGAGCTTGACCCCGGAGCAACAGGAGATCCAACGGCTCCGGAGAGAGAATGAAATCCTGCGCCAGGAGCGAGAAATCCTAAAAAAAGCCGCGGCCTTCTTTGCCAAAGAAACCACCCGCTGAGGTACCAATTCATCCTTGAGCACCGCGGGACGTACCGCCTGGACGTGATGTGCCGCGTGCTCGAGGTGTCGGTGAGTGGGTACCACAGTTGGCGAAGAAGGCCAGTGTCTACCAGAACGCAGCAGGATGCGCTGCTTCAGCAGCGCATCCGCACCGTGCATCTCCGCAGCAAACGCCGGTATGGGGCACCACGTGTTCACGCGGAGTTGCGGGCGGAAGGGCTGCGGGTCGCCCGAAAGCGGGTGGCGCGCCTGATGCGCCTCGGTGGGCTGCGGGCGAAGGGAACGCAGCGCCGGGTCCAGACCACCGACAGCCGCCACACCTTCCCGGTCTGCCCGAACCGGTTGGGACGCCAGTTCAAGGTCTCGCAGCCGAATCAGGTGTGGGCATCGCCGCCACTCCACCCTCGGGTACTTGACGCCCCTCGAGTTCGAACGCCAAGCTGCAGTCGCTTAACTTCACGTGCGCAAAATCGGGGCAGGCTCACGTGACCCTCTGATGCCTTTGAGTGAGGACGTGACGTTGGCACAGATCGGGCTGCTAAGTTTTGGGATAGCCCATCAGACCACCTACTTTCAGGAACCGATGCTCAAATTAGGGGAGCAGGTTGAGGCAGCGGCCTTGCTTTTTCAGTTCCACGGAGGCCAAGCAGTTGTCGTGCATGCTACGACCGTCACCATGTCACTCAACGGTAGAGACTAAAGATCGTAGGTGAGTGGCATCGGTGATTGCGGGGAGGCGCTCAGTGGGGCGTAGCACGAACCTGCAGCCCCACCAGGACAGTCAGCGGGTGCTGGCTGTGACGCTTGGCGGTTTCAACCAAGCTCTTGATCAGCGCGTAGCTGTTCGCTGCCTGCTGGGTCTTGCTGCACTGGGAGACTTTACGGGCGCTCACCCCTGAACGCAGGTCTCGCTCGGCCGCATTGTTCGTCGGTGGGATGCTGGGATTATCGAGGAATCTCAGCAGGCTGCCGCGCTGATGATGCTTGAGGAGCCCCTTGCGCAGTCGTTCGTTGACCGTGCCCTGAAGGGGGAGCGGTTCAGGAGCGCGCTGATCCGGGCATTGATGGCGGATCCCGCACCCCGGTATTGCTCCACGGTCAGGTCTTCACGGCACAGCTGACGATGCAAGGTATGAGGGTTCTTAAAGGCCTAGGGCAGATGGGTAGCGTAGACGATGCCCTGTCCACGACGACCTTCCTGCAGCACCACGGCTTCCTCGATGTTGCGAATGACGTGCCGGATGCACTTCTGATGCTTACAGTCCGTGAACATCGCGTGATCGTAAACAGAGGCGCGGTCTGCGACCAGTGTGCCCCGAAGGTGTTCCCCAGCAGCTCCTTGAGCTGCTGATGGGTGCGGTGAGTGCGAACCTGAAACAGCACGTGCTGCGAGGTGGAGGCGACTTGTAATCAAGCTTGGGTGCCATTGATGCGCCAGCCGGTATCGTCCTGATGGATCACGGGGGAAGCCTGAACGGCGTCCTTGATCTGCGTGTACGCCGCTGCCATGGGGGTGCCCGCGGCCGTTGTGCGCTTGCTGGCCTGATTGAACGCACTTTGGGTGATCTTCACCCCGCACAGGTGGTGCAACACGTCCGGCACCTTGCGCTCTGGGAGCCCCACGCCATGGTGCAGATACTGCGTGTCTGCAAGCAAGCGAGCACCCAGCCGATAGGCGATCGCGCCCCGCTGACTGGGGCACAGCTCGGGCAAGTCGTGACGGGCACGTGGAACTGCGTGATCTCGGGTGTGAATCGAGGCAGTTCGGTGATGAACGCCAGATCTGTCTTGTAGGCGGCTCGGTCCAGCGGGGCCTGGCACGATGGGCAGATATTCGCAGGCTCGACATCGATGATGCACGTGACACTCTCACGCGCTGGAGCGCGCTTGAAGGTGAACGTCCCCTGCCCCGCTCGACGACCCGGTGGTTGAGGGTCGGCCTTCGACTGCTCGCGGCTGTGCAGAGCGACATAGCGTTTAACCTGACGTTCGAGCTGCTCTACTCGCTTCTTCAGCTGCGTATTCTCTTCGAACAGCGTCTTGTTCTGACTGATCAGGAGGGCGATCTGCGCTGCTTGCTGGGCATTCTGCTCCAGTAGCACCTCGCGAGTCAGGTGCTCCGCCATACGCGCAGCCTTCCGAACTCCACTTCGGTTCGCCAAGCCCTATCGACACGCTAATCACATACGCGTTTCGTCGCCAGCAGACGACAGGCGACGACGAAGTGAACGCCCATCAGGGTGATCGACAGGCGTTCGAGGTCCCGCCCGAGCCGTCTGAAGCGCGACAGCCACGCGAACGAGCGTTCCACCCAGCGTTTCGGTCGCAAGCTGCTCGCTCCGACCGGGCGAGGTTCGGGTCAAGGCTGGTACCCAGGGGGTTCGCGAAGGTTCTGGGGGTCTGCTCCCCTCCCCGCTATACTGCCCCTCATGCCCCGTGCCGCCCGCGCTGAGATCACGCTCCAGGCCCCTTTGGAACGGGTCTTTGAACTGCTGGTGGACTTCAGCGCCTACGGGCGCTGGAATCCCTTCGTGGTAGACGTCACGGGAGCTGCTCGCGCTGCCGAGGGCGTGCAGATGCGCTTCAGGCTGCTCTGGCGTGCGGGTCGGTACATCCATTCCGACGAACGGGTCACGCGCGTGCACCCTCCTGCCGATGGTGCGGCGCTGGTCGCCTGGCGTTACGACAGTCCTTTGGCCCACTGGGGCCTTCTGCGCTCAGAGCGGGTGCAGACGCTCAGGCGCCTCCCGAACGGCCACACGGCCTACACCACCGAGGAGGTCTTCCACGGCCCGGCAGCCGCATTCGTCCCCGTGCAGTGGGTACAGGCAGGATTCGAAGCCCAGGCGCGGGCCATGAACGATGCCCTATCGTCCTCCTGAAGGCCAGCGGTGTTGCCCGAGGGGGCGCAGCGCAGTGATCTTGCCCCTGTTTCCAGCGCTAGTCTGATTGAATTGGGAATGTTGTGCGCGTTCGCGCCCCATGGTGAAACCACCGCGTTGAGAAGCTCGCCGGCAAGGGCTGCGAAACGTGGTTTGAGGTTTGTGGTGAGCAGAAGGCAGGCGGCGACAAAGTGGAACCCGATCAGGGTGATCGACAGGCGCTCCAGGTTCTTCCCAGGCGTCTGAAGCGCGAGAGCCAGGCAAAGGAACGCTCGATCACCCAGTGCTAGGGCAGCAGGATGAAGCCCTTAGTCGCCTCGGGTCGCTTCACCGCCAGTGCTACCCCAGCAGACGCGGCTTGCAGCGCCGGCTCCTTGCCGGTCTAGCCCTGATCCGCGTACGCCACCTCCACAGTCACCCCGGTCGCTTCCAGGCAGAGGTCATGCACAGCGCGGTCCTGCTCATTGGCTGGAGACGTCAGCACCGCCAGCAGGTGGCCCAGCGTATCCACTGCCAGATGCACCTTGATGCCTTTGCGCTTCTTCGCTCCGTCATTCCCAGCGTGGTGGCCCCACTCTGGCGTGCTCTGTAGAGTGCGGCTGTCGATGATCACCTCAGTCGGGTCTCCAGTACGCTGCTGGTGCACACGGGAGATGATTCGCAGATCGTGTGCCATCGCCTCGAACACCCCGGCCGCACACCAACGCTGGGCCTGTTCTTGCACGATTCGTGGCGGCGGAACGTCATGTGGGAGGAATTCCACTGGGCGCCGGTGCGTGCCATCCAGAACAGCGCGTTCAGCACCTCTCGCATCGGGTACCTACGCTGGGGAGCATGTTCTGGTTTCAGGACCAGGAATGGCACCATGAAGTGGTACGTGTGCTCGTCAATGTCGTTGGGAGAGGGCCGCCGGTCCACCACTGCATTCTGCTGTACTCCAACCCCGACCACCCCGCTTTGAACCCTTTCCGTTCAGCCTCTAGAAGTCAATTTCAGGTAGATCAAGAGGGTCAAAGCCTTGATCCATTAAACCTTCACGGCTCACCCGCGTCTTATTTTCGCCCCATAGACCTATGAACATCGCTTCAAGATAGTCAAGGTGTAATTCAACTATAGACTGAGCGCAATCCATCAAAACTCTCTCCGTATCTTGAATTCGTTTGGCTTTTTCTCCCAACTCATTGATTGATTTGTGAAGCAAGCCCGCCTCTAGATATCCGGAGTACGGATTCACCTGTCTATTATATGATTCGATAGTTATATTAAAGTGTCTCAATAAAATCCGTGACCGAAATGAATCATCGTGCAAATTATCGAGCTGAGCGTTCAATAAGGCGCTTAGCGCGGTGTAAAAACGCGTGTTGTATTCACGCATTTCTTGATAATCACTGCTCTTCTGAGAGTGAGCAAACACTCTAATAAGATCACGAATTCCATAGTCTCTCACAGAGAAAGCATAGCGTCCTCATCATTATTTTGTGTGACGACTCAGCCCAGTGAGCAACGGGCTGAGTCGTCTCGGATTCTCCACCTTATCTACTCAGGACTGAGCAATTGTGTTGATCGTCAAGTGGACGAATTCGGATGGGTGCTCAGCACTCGCGGCGTCATGCAGAGCGCCCTCCATGGCACGATAGAGCCACTGTGACCTTCCATCACGTCATTGGACTTGCTTCCGGCCCCGTCGCTGTTGGCGTGGTCGAGAACCACTGGGTCTACAAAGATGTGACAGGTGTGCTCTGTCCCCTTGAGGAATCTGCGCCACAATGCCTGGTGACGATCCTCGAGTGGGGCGATGCCCTGGTGCCTGCACTGCGCAAAGGCCTTGTGGCGTGTGGTCTCGATGCCTCCCTCGCAGCGACATTTCCATGTGACCGAGGGGTCCGCATGGGACTGACATGGCCGAGTGAGCACTGGCAAGCCTTGGCGCTGCAGTGGGTCGAGCGTGAAGCAACGGCGGGACACTTCCTGCCCGAGTTGCAGACGCTGACGACCGAGGGGAGGACGCAACGCATCCGCCATCTCGCCCGTCGTCTTGCCCGAACGGCCCTGCGAACGAACCACCCCGTTCTCTGAGTGATGCGTGCCCTCGGGATCAGGGCGTGTCGACCAACGGCATCTATGACATGCCTACCCCATGGTTTTTCGCTTCACTGCATGGGCATTCTCTGCTTTGAACCTCCATGACCTGAAGACCTTCTTGATCGCCCTCGCGGATGACGCGGATGCGCCGACCTGCACACTCGAACTCCAGAAGGCGCTGGAGGTGGACGTTGACGACCCAGACGCTGAGACGTCCTGCCTCATCGTTGATGGGGCGGCCATGGCCTACGGCGGGACCGACCGCTGCCACTTGACGGACGACTCGCGGGCTGCTTGCACCCTCTCCACCCCTCAGAAACGTTTTGAGGCTCCTTCCTGACTCTCTCAGCAGCAGGCTCCGCTGAACACTGTCCAGCACGCTTCTATCAGGGATGAAATGGCACTACTTCTCTTCAGTGGTACGCGGCTAGATCACGCCTATCCTGCCAGGCCCGCCCGGTCATACAGCCGCTGGCTGACGCACTCGACCAGCGGTCTGGAACGCCCGTAACTGTCTCTCGACGCAGATCCGACAGCAGTACGACACCCATCCCACCACGTACAGCAGTACGTGACAGAAGGTTCGATTCGCCGTTCTGAAGCCTGTCCTTGAAGAGCTGATTGAGTGTGGCCGCCTGTTCGGAGACCCCCACGCCTTCCAGCGCTGCCCTGACTTCTTCACGGGTATTCGTAAAGCTGTGGGTCTTGAACGCGGAGGAGGGTCAACAGCCGCTTGCAGTGCTCAGCTCAGCCTGTATCGCAGCGATACCACCATCGTTCGTCTTCAGATGACGCCCTACCACTTGAGATGGAAGTGACGACTCAGCAAAGGTGGCCTGAGTCGTCACTTGAAGGCTGGGTTCAGCCGCCCAGACCCCTTTCGAGATCACGCTCAAGGGTATTGTCAATGACTGGACAGGTACGCGCCATAGCTGCTGCGAGACCTGTTCTGGTCACGTAGTGTAGGGCGGCAGGCAGCTTGGCAGCGACCTTGAACGCCGACACCAAGACATAAGCGACAAACGAATTTCCAGAGTCTCCGAAGGTTGGGGTTTCAAGCCATTTCCAGGCCCATTCGTTATAGGCACTGCCAATCAAAGCCGCAGTTGCAAAATATTCCACTTGTGTCAGAGCCGTCCCATTTGTCACGTCAATACCGTACCGATATGATCCGGCGCTTAATAAAAGTCCTGATCCTGTAGCCAACGCTGCAAACTTTAAAGCTCTTACACCTTCATTCGCCTGAAGTCGACGCGACCCACTGTTCCACGCGCAGGTATGAGCAGGCGTGGTCATCAGCGTGACTGCACTCAAATATTTTCTTGCCTGATAATCACATTCCTTCTCCTTTGCATGGCAATATGCAACGACTTCGTTGAGAGGAAGATACCGAGTGATTCCCTCTCCCTCATAAATAGGGATTGTCGCTGTCTGTTTCAACAATGCCGAATCGACACATGTTTTGTATGTTCCGTTGATCGAGGCACAGTGCGTTTCATCGAAGGTGTGTTTCGGTAAGCCACTGATCGCCTGTACGGACAACAGTTCAGAAGGCGCTGCATTTGATCCACCGTCTTCTGCTGTCCCTGAAGGGCCGAGATTATCGTTCTGCAGTGAGCTGGTTTGCTCGGCTGTTGACATGTCAGGAGTGGAGGATCCGGCTGCGGCAGCCGCGTCGTCCACCGCAGTTAGCCTTGCTGTATCTGTTGGCGTCGATGAGGTGGCACAGGACGCCAAGGTAAGGGTCAAGCTCATCAAGAGAATCGCGGTTGTCTTAAGCATCTTTAGCTCCTGTACGCTGTACCAGTGCGCCGCTATTTTCTGACTCCATTCGCTGAGCTGTCTGCCATGCTCGGCGTGAAGGGTTCGGAACTCTGACCACGATGGCTGGTAAGATGGAGGTCGGTGAATGTTGATCAACGCGGCGGTGGACAATCAGCTCAGAGCAGGCACGCCTTGTTCGAATCTGGTGTAGGGCCGATGAGGAGACGCACTCAGTTTGACTATCAGCCTGGGTAATTTTTGAGAAACTTCTGAAAAATGTCGCTGCATACGCCCCAGCAGATCGTCCGATTGAGCAACGTCTATCCGAGCCTTCTGAACCGTTCACGTATGTCCGTACCCGGCGTTCCCGAAATGCCTTCTGCTCCCCAGGCAATTCATCTGGCACCTGGAGCAGCCCAGCGCCTATCTCAGCGAACTCGAACGTCTCGCTCGCCAGCGCCTCCCAACTGAGTGCCAGGCCTTCCTGCTGCACGCCTACCACGCCCCGATCCTCCACAAGCAACCAGAGGCTCCCCTTTCGTCTAGCAAGATGCCCTCAATCATGACCTGCTCCAAGCCTGCTATTGATACCTGCATAAGTTGGTCACGCCTTTGCTTCCTTAGAGCAGAGCTATTGGGGAGGACGGTCCATTGATGTGCGAGTCAGTCTCAAAGACAGCAAGCGAATAGGTCAAGCTGTTCCGAACTTGTGCAGGTATCAATAGACTCGACGTATGCAGGCACCGCACCTTCTACTGCTCG
The Deinococcus sp. KNUC1210 genome window above contains:
- a CDS encoding transposase, with amino-acid sequence MPGCGIRHQCPDQRAPEPLPLQGTVNERLRKGLLKHHQRGSLLRFLDNPSIPPTNNAAERDLRSGVSARKVSQCSKTQQAANSYALIKSLVETAKRHSQHPLTVLVGLQVRATPH
- a CDS encoding transposase → MLADTQYLHHGVGLPERKVPDVLHHLCGVKITQSAFNQASKRTTAAGTPMAAAYTQIKDAVQASPVIHQDDTGWRINGTQA
- a CDS encoding SRPBCC domain-containing protein, producing MPRAARAEITLQAPLERVFELLVDFSAYGRWNPFVVDVTGAARAAEGVQMRFRLLWRAGRYIHSDERVTRVHPPADGAALVAWRYDSPLAHWGLLRSERVQTLRRLPNGHTAYTTEEVFHGPAAAFVPVQWVQAGFEAQARAMNDALSSS
- a CDS encoding Imm10 family immunity protein, with protein sequence MVFRFTAWAFSALNLHDLKTFLIALADDADAPTCTLELQKALEVDVDDPDAETSCLIVDGAAMAYGGTDRCHLTDDSRAACTLSTPQKRFEAPS